The following coding sequences lie in one Treponema socranskii subsp. buccale genomic window:
- a CDS encoding flagellar export protein FliJ: protein MKKFAFPLEDVMKYREYLQSQAELALGKAMAVEHDIQMRIDEVAFQYASLTETMRGSTDFNDIARANDFYVLLDQQKAYLLEKLAEAKLVSEQRRKEMQEAMQKTEGLRKLRERQFDEYRDAEMNEANDVADDVTNARSARERV from the coding sequence ATGAAAAAATTTGCGTTTCCCCTCGAAGACGTGATGAAATACCGCGAGTATCTGCAAAGCCAAGCGGAACTCGCGCTCGGTAAAGCGATGGCGGTCGAACACGATATTCAAATGCGCATCGACGAAGTCGCTTTTCAATATGCTTCTCTCACCGAAACGATGCGCGGCTCGACCGATTTCAACGACATAGCGCGGGCAAACGATTTTTACGTCCTCCTCGATCAACAAAAAGCGTACCTGTTGGAAAAGCTCGCCGAAGCGAAGCTCGTTTCGGAGCAAAGGCGCAAAGAAATGCAGGAAGCGATGCAAAAAACGGAAGGCCTCCGCAAACTGCGCGAACGGCAGTTCGATGAGTACAGAGATGCGGAGATGAACGAAGCGAACGATGTCGCCGACGACGTGACAAATGCGCGCTCAGCGAGGGAAAGAGTTTAA
- a CDS encoding FliI/YscN family ATPase, whose product MRSSYTGEFDFSKYLKTAEAIDPILYIGHVTAVNGLEIESRGPRSVIGEMCTIRMPDSNETLAAEVVALDGTTVKLTAYGDTKGLEVGCEVVASGSVLRVPVGSSLLGRVIDATGKPCDGLGEIVPETYYPAVASPPDPMKRLPVVRRVATGVRAIDAMLTVGKGQRLGIFAGSGVGKSTLISMIARNTDADINVIGLIGERGREVLDFINRDLGKEGLARSVVVMATSDQPSICRLRAAYVTTAVAEYFRDKGKDVMLMFDSVTRFAQAQREIGLANGEPPAQRGYPPSVFDMIPKLLERAGTNDKGSITAFYTVLVDGDDLNEPITDKVRGTLDGHIILNRRLAQAYHYPAIDVLQSISRLSKRVTGRQTQKAVGILRTLMASYANNEMMITTGIYQKGNSAEIDAALEKHAAIEAFLMQEEYEKCPLDETLKKLSELSGVAIPIEEYGEAPVVPALGAAEIAEESE is encoded by the coding sequence ATGCGTTCATCGTATACGGGAGAATTCGATTTTTCAAAATACCTCAAAACGGCTGAAGCGATTGATCCGATTTTATACATCGGACACGTGACGGCGGTCAACGGCCTCGAAATCGAAAGCCGCGGTCCGCGTTCGGTCATCGGCGAAATGTGTACGATCCGCATGCCGGATTCGAATGAAACGCTTGCGGCGGAAGTCGTCGCCCTTGACGGTACGACGGTAAAACTCACCGCATACGGAGACACGAAGGGGCTCGAAGTCGGATGCGAAGTCGTCGCTTCCGGTTCCGTACTGCGCGTTCCCGTCGGCTCATCGCTTTTGGGACGCGTCATCGATGCGACGGGAAAACCCTGCGACGGGCTCGGCGAAATCGTGCCGGAAACCTATTATCCCGCAGTCGCTTCTCCTCCCGATCCTATGAAGCGTCTTCCCGTCGTGCGCCGGGTAGCGACGGGAGTTCGTGCGATCGATGCGATGCTCACCGTCGGTAAGGGGCAGCGGCTCGGTATCTTTGCCGGAAGCGGCGTCGGAAAATCGACGCTCATCAGCATGATAGCGCGCAATACCGACGCCGACATCAACGTTATCGGTTTGATCGGAGAGCGCGGCCGCGAAGTGCTCGATTTTATAAACCGCGATTTGGGAAAAGAAGGCTTGGCTCGTTCGGTCGTCGTTATGGCGACAAGCGATCAGCCGTCGATCTGCCGCCTGCGCGCAGCTTACGTGACGACCGCCGTCGCCGAATATTTCCGCGACAAAGGTAAAGACGTCATGCTCATGTTCGATTCCGTTACGCGATTTGCACAGGCGCAGCGGGAAATAGGACTTGCAAACGGCGAACCGCCGGCACAGCGCGGTTATCCGCCGAGCGTGTTCGATATGATCCCGAAGCTGCTCGAAAGAGCCGGTACAAACGACAAGGGGTCGATTACGGCGTTTTATACCGTGCTCGTCGACGGAGACGATCTCAACGAACCGATCACCGACAAAGTGCGCGGAACGCTCGACGGGCATATCATCTTAAACCGCCGCCTCGCACAGGCCTATCATTACCCCGCGATCGACGTGCTGCAGTCGATAAGCCGCCTTTCCAAGCGCGTTACCGGACGCCAAACGCAAAAAGCCGTCGGCATACTGCGCACGCTTATGGCTTCTTATGCGAACAACGAAATGATGATCACGACGGGCATTTATCAAAAAGGCAATTCGGCTGAAATCGATGCGGCTCTCGAAAAGCATGCCGCCATCGAAGCTTTTTTAATGCAGGAAGAATACGAAAAGTGCCCGCTCGACGAAACGCTCAAAAAACTTTCCGAGCTTTCGGGGGTTGCGATTCCGATCGAAGAATACGGAGAAGCTCCCGTCGTTCCTGCTCTGGGTGCCGCGGAAATCGCCGAAGAGTCCGAATGA
- the fliH gene encoding flagellar assembly protein FliH: MAKTVFRPNEVKSQKGEVMLKLVHDFKPAEEKKVEKAPEYEGPTVDDLRREAEEYKKNWEAEKKRMLDEAQASADEIVRKAEQAAFAEVKRQTDEANIIKADAQKSAEEIVKKAQESAQEIVRDAESQRQKVESDAYKKGFDEGHESGYRDGEAEANRLIERMHAMLEAVMRRREEILRDTETQIVELVILMTRKVVKIISENQKSVIMSNVLAALKKVKGRCEVTLRVNLEDVKLTTEHIDDFIKRVENIRGITVVEDSTVEKGGCIVETDFGAIDARISSQLSELENRVMEISPVKTLAKSDVIEPSS, from the coding sequence ATGGCAAAAACCGTTTTCCGCCCGAATGAAGTCAAATCTCAAAAGGGCGAAGTGATGCTGAAGCTCGTCCACGACTTTAAGCCGGCCGAAGAAAAAAAAGTCGAAAAAGCGCCCGAATACGAAGGGCCGACGGTCGACGATTTGCGGCGCGAAGCGGAAGAGTACAAAAAAAATTGGGAAGCGGAAAAAAAGCGGATGCTCGACGAAGCGCAGGCGTCTGCGGATGAAATCGTCCGGAAAGCGGAACAGGCGGCCTTTGCCGAAGTAAAGCGGCAAACCGACGAAGCGAATATTATTAAAGCCGATGCACAAAAAAGTGCGGAAGAGATCGTAAAAAAAGCGCAGGAATCGGCGCAGGAAATTGTCCGCGATGCCGAGTCTCAGCGGCAAAAAGTCGAATCGGATGCATATAAAAAGGGGTTTGACGAAGGGCACGAAAGCGGCTACCGCGACGGAGAAGCCGAAGCGAACCGTCTCATCGAGCGTATGCACGCGATGCTCGAAGCCGTCATGCGCCGCCGCGAAGAGATTTTGCGCGATACCGAAACGCAGATCGTAGAACTCGTCATTTTGATGACGCGCAAAGTCGTCAAAATCATTTCCGAAAATCAAAAGAGCGTCATCATGAGCAACGTGCTCGCTGCTCTGAAAAAGGTAAAAGGCAGATGCGAAGTGACGCTGCGCGTCAACCTCGAAGACGTCAAACTCACGACGGAACACATAGACGATTTTATCAAGCGGGTCGAAAACATCCGCGGTATTACGGTCGTCGAAGATTCGACGGTCGAAAAGGGCGGATGTATCGTCGAAACCGACTTCGGCGCAATCGACGCGCGCATTTCGAGCCAGCTCAGCGAACTCGAAAATCGCGTCATGGAAATCTCACCGGTAAAGACGCTTGCAAAATCCGACGTGATCGAACCGTCTTCTTAG
- the fliG gene encoding flagellar motor switch protein FliG — MAEESKGAGAKSNNPKPIPKPGSLKTPTSAGGKKGIKDYKSLTGRQKAAIFLVSLGSDVSAEIMKHLREDEVETLTFEIARLETIDAEFKDAVLEEFQELMNAQNFITTGGIDYARELLEKSLGSQKAIDIINRLTSSLQVRPFDFIRRTDPAHLLNFIQQEYPQTIALILAYLEPGKAAVILQNLPEEMQPEVSKRLATMDRTSPDVLREVERVLEKKLSTLSSEDYTAAGGVDSIVEILNLVDRSSEKAIIESLEEEDPDLAEEIKKKMFVFEDIVMLDDRAIQKVLREVDTQELAKALKSVDTEVQDKIFRNMSKRAASMLKEDMEFMGPVRLKDVEESQQKIVSTIRRLEDSGEIVIARSGEDELVT; from the coding sequence ATGGCAGAAGAATCGAAGGGCGCAGGTGCAAAATCGAACAATCCGAAGCCGATTCCGAAGCCCGGCAGCTTAAAAACGCCGACGTCGGCGGGCGGCAAAAAAGGCATAAAAGATTACAAGAGTTTAACCGGCCGGCAAAAGGCCGCGATCTTTCTTGTGTCGCTCGGCAGCGACGTTTCCGCCGAAATCATGAAGCATCTTCGCGAAGACGAAGTCGAAACGCTGACGTTTGAAATAGCGCGTTTGGAAACGATCGACGCGGAATTTAAAGACGCCGTTCTTGAAGAATTCCAAGAGCTGATGAATGCACAGAATTTCATCACGACCGGCGGTATCGACTATGCGCGCGAACTCCTCGAAAAATCGCTCGGAAGCCAAAAAGCGATCGACATCATCAACCGCCTTACGAGTTCGCTCCAAGTGCGCCCCTTCGATTTTATACGGAGAACCGATCCCGCGCACTTGCTGAACTTTATTCAGCAGGAATACCCGCAGACGATTGCGCTCATCCTCGCGTATCTCGAACCGGGCAAAGCCGCCGTCATACTCCAAAATCTGCCCGAAGAAATGCAGCCGGAAGTTTCGAAGCGTCTTGCGACGATGGACAGAACTTCCCCCGATGTTTTGCGCGAAGTCGAACGCGTGCTCGAAAAAAAACTTTCGACGCTTTCAAGCGAAGATTACACTGCAGCCGGCGGCGTCGACAGCATCGTAGAAATTTTGAACCTCGTCGACCGTTCTTCCGAAAAGGCGATCATCGAATCGCTTGAAGAAGAAGATCCCGATTTGGCCGAAGAGATCAAAAAGAAAATGTTCGTCTTCGAAGATATCGTTATGCTCGACGACCGCGCCATTCAAAAAGTGCTGCGCGAAGTCGATACGCAGGAACTCGCAAAAGCGCTCAAATCCGTCGATACGGAAGTGCAGGATAAAATTTTCCGCAATATGTCCAAGCGCGCGGCGAGTATGTTAAAAGAGGATATGGAATTCATGGGGCCGGTGCGCCTCAAAGACGTTGAAGAATCGCAGCAAAAAATCGTTTCGACGATCCGCCGTCTTGAAGATTCCGGTGAAATCGTCATCGCCCGTTCGGGTGAAGACGAACTCGTAACCTGA
- the fliF gene encoding flagellar basal-body MS-ring/collar protein FliF, which yields MNEWLKRLTESIRNLWAKGTVVQKVVLFALVALVIVAIVLAASLSSRPTTVRLFNSPVTDETARTRILDKLSEQNVEAYVTDDGYISVGDERTARRMRDVLIGEGLVPSNIDPFASFYNRSWSTTDAEQNVRLKNAITQTVKQHLEAIDDITKADVNIVLPDNSLFISEQNPVTASIILRVKPMSSLLQDPRRIRGIQSLVQTAVEGLRPENITITDADGNVLNDFAAMDAIDTVNLVARQQREIQKLEAYYRAQILKSLQSTYTEDRMRDLNIKIDMDMSKRTSDSTIYTPIQIRADNPRTPYDDSELRDSLTISQQTVTKEWQGTGFNPEGPAGTEGQTPPVYSDMSNVIGRSTETGVTQNNVVNTTQEHKETSPQIDRVSVAANVDGTWTTQLDPKTHQPVIDPETGRIQRVYTPVPTDTLVQTANYIQGAVGYDVSKNYIVTVTNIPYDRTAQFAAEDEAYFAGIRRRLALMISLGAIALVLVLFIVIRLIMREIERRRRLREEELLRQQQAAREQALWDAKEEGMGVTMSVEESRRAELQENAIAMAKEHPEDVAMLIRTWLMEE from the coding sequence ATGAACGAATGGCTCAAAAGGCTTACTGAATCTATACGAAATTTGTGGGCAAAAGGAACGGTCGTACAAAAGGTCGTGCTCTTTGCCCTTGTTGCGCTCGTCATCGTTGCAATCGTGCTCGCGGCATCTCTTTCGTCGCGTCCGACGACGGTGCGGCTTTTCAATTCACCGGTTACCGACGAGACGGCGCGGACGAGAATCCTCGACAAATTGAGCGAACAAAACGTCGAAGCGTACGTGACCGACGACGGTTATATTTCCGTCGGAGACGAACGCACCGCGCGGCGCATGAGGGATGTACTTATCGGCGAGGGACTTGTTCCGTCGAATATCGATCCGTTCGCTTCGTTTTACAATCGAAGCTGGTCGACGACGGACGCCGAACAAAACGTGCGCCTTAAAAACGCGATCACGCAGACGGTAAAGCAGCACCTCGAAGCGATCGACGACATAACGAAGGCCGACGTCAACATCGTTTTGCCCGACAACTCTCTGTTTATTTCCGAACAAAATCCGGTAACTGCGAGCATCATTTTGCGCGTAAAGCCTATGAGTTCTCTGCTGCAGGATCCCAGGCGCATACGCGGCATCCAAAGCCTCGTGCAGACGGCGGTCGAAGGATTGCGTCCCGAAAACATTACGATCACCGACGCCGACGGCAATGTCTTAAACGATTTCGCCGCGATGGATGCGATCGATACCGTCAATCTCGTCGCGCGCCAGCAGCGAGAAATTCAAAAGCTCGAAGCCTACTACCGCGCGCAGATTTTAAAATCGCTTCAGAGTACGTATACCGAAGACCGCATGCGCGATTTGAATATCAAAATCGATATGGATATGTCGAAGCGTACGAGCGATTCCACGATCTACACGCCGATTCAAATCCGCGCCGACAATCCGCGCACTCCCTACGACGATTCGGAGCTCCGCGATTCGCTCACGATTTCGCAGCAGACCGTTACGAAAGAATGGCAGGGTACGGGTTTTAATCCCGAAGGACCTGCGGGCACCGAAGGTCAGACGCCGCCCGTGTATTCCGATATGTCGAATGTCATCGGGCGTTCTACCGAAACGGGCGTTACGCAAAACAACGTCGTCAACACTACTCAGGAGCACAAAGAGACGAGTCCGCAGATAGACCGCGTTTCGGTTGCGGCGAACGTCGACGGTACGTGGACGACGCAGCTCGATCCGAAAACCCATCAGCCGGTTATAGATCCGGAAACGGGCAGGATCCAGCGCGTGTATACGCCCGTTCCGACGGATACGCTCGTGCAGACGGCGAACTATATTCAAGGAGCTGTCGGCTACGATGTCAGCAAAAATTATATCGTAACGGTGACGAATATTCCGTACGACAGAACCGCGCAGTTTGCCGCGGAAGACGAAGCGTATTTTGCGGGCATCAGGCGGCGTCTTGCACTTATGATTTCTCTCGGCGCGATTGCGCTCGTGCTCGTGCTGTTCATCGTCATCCGCCTCATTATGCGGGAAATCGAACGGCGGCGCCGTCTTCGTGAAGAAGAGCTTTTGCGCCAGCAGCAGGCTGCCCGCGAGCAGGCGCTGTGGGACGCGAAAGAGGAGGGTATGGGCGTTACGATGTCCGTCGAAGAGTCGCGGCGGGCGGAGCTTCAGGAAAATGCGATCGCGATGGCAAAAGAACATCCGGAAGACGTCGCGATGCTCATACGCACGTGGCTGATGGAGGAGTGA
- the fliE gene encoding flagellar hook-basal body complex protein FliE, with translation MKIPEFGILQMNRTLSAHTGRAKLSDIAGAPLNGIPSAAKNALEKKRIDFESYLIDAVKSMNADQLDVNALEQKILTEPESVDPQDVTIAMAKARMSLSLAQNVIDRIVSGWNEITTTR, from the coding sequence ATGAAAATACCGGAATTCGGCATATTGCAAATGAACCGCACGCTCTCCGCTCACACGGGCCGCGCAAAGCTTTCGGATATAGCGGGCGCTCCGCTGAACGGCATTCCGTCCGCTGCAAAAAACGCGCTTGAAAAAAAGCGAATCGATTTCGAATCCTATCTCATCGATGCGGTAAAGTCGATGAATGCCGACCAGCTCGACGTCAACGCGCTTGAACAAAAGATTCTCACCGAGCCCGAATCGGTCGATCCGCAGGACGTGACGATCGCGATGGCGAAAGCGCGGATGTCGCTCAGTCTTGCGCAAAACGTGATCGATCGTATCGTTTCCGGTTGGAACGAAATCACGACGACGCGGTAA
- the flgC gene encoding flagellar basal body rod protein FlgC yields the protein MGLFSSINVAATGMAAERLRSDVIANNIANASTTRTQEGGPFKRSRVILQAIGEKSVQWRMPFCPEDLDEGPGKGVRVLQIVKDTDTEGRLVYDPTHPDAIQSGPNKGYVEYPNVNIVNEMVDLIAASRAYEANSTVIEGAKDMFASALEIGR from the coding sequence ATGGGACTTTTTTCAAGTATAAACGTTGCCGCGACGGGGATGGCAGCCGAACGCCTTCGGAGCGATGTCATCGCAAACAATATCGCGAACGCTTCTACGACGAGGACGCAGGAAGGAGGCCCCTTTAAACGTTCTCGCGTCATACTCCAGGCGATCGGCGAAAAGTCGGTGCAGTGGCGTATGCCGTTTTGTCCCGAAGACTTGGACGAGGGTCCGGGAAAGGGCGTTCGCGTTTTGCAGATCGTAAAAGATACCGATACCGAAGGCCGCCTCGTCTACGATCCGACGCATCCCGACGCGATACAGTCGGGACCGAACAAGGGATACGTCGAATATCCGAACGTCAACATCGTCAACGAAATGGTCGACTTGATCGCAGCTTCGCGCGCCTATGAAGCCAATTCGACGGTCATCGAAGGCGCAAAAGATATGTTTGCTTCCGCACTGGAAATAGGACGGTAA
- the flgB gene encoding flagellar basal body rod protein FlgB gives MSTFTRAVDLLHRGMDVNTLRYQVSANNMAASGVPNFKRSVVNFESELKRAFESEEKAKNGFQLTRTDERHFALNEPYDYRDVEPRRVLDYTTTAKPNGNNVDAETEAMIVLQSQMQYRMMASLINFEFSQVNTAMQKG, from the coding sequence ATGAGTACCTTCACGAGGGCGGTCGATTTACTGCACCGCGGCATGGATGTCAATACACTGCGCTATCAAGTGTCGGCGAACAATATGGCCGCAAGCGGCGTTCCGAATTTCAAACGCAGCGTCGTCAATTTTGAAAGCGAACTCAAACGCGCGTTCGAATCGGAAGAAAAGGCTAAAAACGGTTTTCAGTTGACGCGAACCGACGAAAGGCATTTTGCGCTCAACGAGCCTTACGATTACCGCGACGTCGAGCCGAGGCGCGTCCTCGATTATACGACGACTGCGAAGCCGAACGGCAACAACGTCGATGCGGAAACCGAAGCGATGATCGTTTTGCAGTCGCAGATGCAATATCGCATGATGGCTTCTCTCATCAATTTCGAATTTTCGCAAGTGAACACTGCGATGCAAAAAGGGTGA
- the hslU gene encoding ATP-dependent protease ATPase subunit HslU, translating to MSDVPAEVHTDLTPKEIVLRLDQYIIGQEKAKRAVAVALRNRYRRLKLPEDIRDEVAPKNILMIGPTGVGKTEIARRLAKLCSAPFLKVEATKYTEVGYVGRDVESMIRDLMAVGFNDVKAEMEERLREKSVPLVEDRLLDLLLPGSAEKDRAAKANEKKDAAVLGNIFTFINGSGAGGAESKASSLSDRSGGASEKDAAQNAPPKRSALYDAVSEAAASSDAEAQSESRQKESSTREKFRTMLREGKLEEREVELTVHPQFQMPSMEIIAGGNMEDLESSMQSIAGMFSGGNKAKRRTVTIHEARKIISGEVLDTMIDRDKVASEAKKRVEQNGIIFIDEIDKIATKNGESRGQDVSREGVQRDILPIVEGSNVNTKYGVVDTSHILFIAAGAFSVSAPSDLIPELQGRFPLRVELDALKKDDFKKILTEPKNALTKQYVALLETEGVTVRFAEDAIDRMSFLAEDVNAKSENIGARRLHTIMEKVLDDISFTADEHAGETIDIDAAYVDDKLKDIVTDGDMSRYIL from the coding sequence ATGAGCGACGTACCGGCAGAAGTACACACGGATTTGACGCCGAAGGAAATAGTCCTCAGGCTCGATCAATACATCATCGGACAGGAAAAGGCGAAGCGCGCGGTCGCCGTTGCGCTGCGTAACCGCTACCGCCGTTTGAAACTCCCCGAAGATATCCGCGACGAAGTTGCGCCGAAAAATATCCTCATGATAGGACCGACCGGTGTCGGCAAAACGGAAATCGCGCGGCGGCTTGCAAAGCTGTGTTCGGCGCCGTTTTTAAAAGTCGAAGCGACAAAGTACACCGAAGTCGGCTACGTCGGGCGCGACGTCGAATCGATGATACGCGATTTGATGGCGGTCGGTTTCAACGACGTCAAAGCGGAAATGGAAGAACGTTTGCGCGAAAAAAGTGTGCCCCTCGTCGAAGACCGGCTTCTCGATCTCCTGCTCCCCGGTTCCGCCGAAAAAGACAGGGCTGCAAAAGCGAACGAAAAAAAAGATGCGGCTGTCCTCGGAAATATCTTTACGTTTATAAACGGAAGCGGAGCGGGCGGCGCGGAATCGAAAGCGTCATCTCTTTCCGATCGGTCGGGCGGTGCTTCGGAAAAAGATGCTGCACAGAATGCGCCGCCGAAAAGATCCGCTTTATACGATGCGGTATCGGAAGCGGCCGCCTCATCCGATGCGGAAGCGCAGAGTGAAAGCCGGCAAAAAGAAAGCTCGACGCGGGAAAAGTTTCGCACGATGCTGCGCGAAGGAAAGCTCGAAGAGAGAGAAGTGGAACTTACGGTGCATCCTCAGTTTCAAATGCCGAGCATGGAAATCATCGCCGGCGGCAATATGGAAGATCTCGAAAGCAGCATGCAGAGCATCGCCGGTATGTTTTCGGGCGGAAACAAAGCGAAGCGGAGAACCGTGACGATTCACGAAGCGCGGAAAATCATAAGCGGAGAAGTGCTCGACACGATGATCGACCGCGATAAAGTCGCATCCGAAGCGAAAAAACGGGTCGAACAAAACGGCATCATCTTTATCGACGAAATCGATAAGATTGCGACGAAAAACGGAGAATCGCGCGGGCAGGACGTTTCCCGCGAAGGCGTGCAGCGCGACATCCTTCCGATCGTCGAAGGCAGCAATGTAAATACGAAGTACGGCGTCGTCGATACCTCTCATATTTTGTTTATTGCGGCCGGAGCGTTCAGCGTTTCGGCTCCGAGCGATTTGATTCCCGAACTGCAGGGACGCTTTCCGCTGCGCGTGGAACTCGATGCGCTCAAAAAAGACGATTTCAAAAAAATCCTCACCGAGCCGAAAAATGCGCTCACAAAACAGTACGTCGCGCTCCTCGAAACGGAAGGAGTGACGGTACGTTTTGCCGAGGATGCGATCGACCGTATGAGCTTTCTCGCCGAAGACGTAAACGCAAAGAGCGAAAACATCGGCGCGAGGCGGCTCCACACGATTATGGAAAAAGTGCTCGACGATATTTCGTTTACCGCGGATGAACACGCGGGCGAAACGATCGATATCGACGCGGCATACGTCGACGACAAGCTCAAAGATATCGTCACCGACGGCGATATGTCGCGATATATACTCTAA
- the hslV gene encoding ATP-dependent protease subunit HslV, with protein sequence MAARKIHSTTVIAVRRNGKVAMAGDGQVTAGNTVVKGNARKVRKIYDGKVLTGFAGSVADAFTLFDKFEEKLKEYSGDIMRSAVALAKMWRTERSLQKLEAELLVADGTKILLISGDGNVIEPENDVCAIGSGGNYAYSAALAYLESSDMSAVEIAEKSLEIAGKICIYTNGNLTVEEVR encoded by the coding sequence ATGGCTGCGAGAAAAATTCACAGTACGACGGTTATCGCCGTCCGCCGGAACGGAAAGGTTGCGATGGCGGGCGACGGACAGGTGACTGCGGGCAACACGGTCGTAAAGGGCAACGCGCGCAAAGTGCGCAAAATATACGACGGAAAAGTGCTCACCGGATTCGCAGGTTCTGTTGCGGACGCGTTTACACTGTTCGATAAATTTGAAGAAAAATTGAAAGAGTATTCGGGCGACATCATGCGCAGCGCCGTCGCGCTTGCCAAAATGTGGCGTACCGAGCGTTCTCTGCAAAAGCTCGAAGCCGAGCTCCTCGTCGCCGACGGAACGAAAATATTGCTCATTTCAGGCGACGGCAACGTCATCGAACCGGAAAACGACGTGTGCGCGATCGGAAGCGGAGGAAACTATGCGTATTCGGCGGCTCTTGCGTATCTCGAAAGCTCCGATATGAGCGCTGTCGAAATTGCGGAAAAGAGTCTTGAAATTGCGGGTAAAATCTGCATCTATACGAACGGTAATTTGACGGTAGAGGAGGTACGATAA
- a CDS encoding tyrosine-type recombinase/integrase, whose protein sequence is MRLSDAIDEFLLYLEAVRGLSLNSVCAYRNDLRRLSAFLGAEKDVKEASAEDIRSCIGALSKEKKSSATVNRFIAACRTFFAYCKKFEYINTDPAEEIKTVKMPHHVPRFLTGAEVDELCAVPKEKEILWASRDSAILEMLYSSGCRVSELASVRLSDMSEDFSSALVTGKGGKDRRVYFGEDAQKAFKAYLADRKKFFAKKRMTDNVSEIFVNRRGTALGAHGIRWILSRYSGAEGTARHISPHAMRHTFATAMISQGADVRVVQELLGHASISTTQRYTHITTERLIELYEKAHPHGKG, encoded by the coding sequence ATGCGCCTTTCGGATGCGATAGACGAATTTTTGCTCTACCTCGAAGCCGTGCGCGGACTTTCGCTCAATTCCGTTTGTGCGTACCGAAACGATTTGCGACGCCTTTCGGCTTTTTTAGGCGCGGAAAAAGACGTGAAGGAAGCGTCCGCCGAAGATATCAGAAGCTGCATCGGAGCTCTTTCAAAAGAAAAAAAATCAAGCGCAACCGTAAACCGCTTTATCGCCGCGTGTAGAACTTTTTTTGCCTATTGCAAAAAATTTGAGTATATTAATACAGATCCCGCAGAGGAAATCAAAACGGTAAAGATGCCGCATCACGTGCCGCGCTTTTTAACCGGCGCGGAAGTCGACGAGCTGTGCGCCGTACCGAAAGAAAAAGAAATCCTGTGGGCATCTCGCGACAGCGCTATTTTGGAAATGCTCTATTCGTCGGGGTGCCGCGTTTCGGAGCTCGCTTCCGTTCGCTTAAGCGATATGTCGGAAGATTTTTCTTCCGCCCTCGTCACCGGAAAGGGCGGTAAAGACCGCCGCGTGTATTTCGGAGAAGATGCGCAAAAAGCGTTCAAAGCGTATCTTGCCGACAGGAAAAAGTTTTTTGCAAAAAAACGCATGACGGACAACGTGAGTGAAATATTCGTCAACAGGAGAGGCACCGCTCTCGGTGCGCACGGCATCCGCTGGATACTGTCGCGCTATTCGGGTGCGGAAGGGACGGCTCGCCATATTTCGCCGCACGCGATGCGCCACACCTTTGCGACCGCAATGATTTCACAAGGTGCGGACGTGCGCGTCGTGCAGGAGCTTTTGGGACACGCGAGCATTTCGACGACGCAGCGCTATACGCATATCACGACAGAGCGCCTTATCGAATTGTATGAAAAAGCGCATCCGCACGGAAAAGGCTGA